One window of the Kallotenue papyrolyticum genome contains the following:
- a CDS encoding acyl-CoA synthetase has protein sequence MGEGRTTMYLGDWLGRRAMLSPHKVALIDTLNDGRPISYRAWNSAANRTAHLLRALGIGKGERVAVLAHNCVAYLDLWFACGKLGAILQPLNWRLTVPELAALLADATPAVLVYGPEFVSQVNALRELAGSIRHYVALDTAVRAAPGDRCLDERQQLVDRAPPPIELAWDDPWVLCYTGGTTGTPKGAILTHGSIAANAVNTVASWHLTHADVAILNAPLFHTGGLNVLTAPLVVAGGTSIVCRGFDAEQVFDLIANAGVTVYFGVPTMFSALQAHPRWATSDWSRLRFVISGGAPCPLPIFERFWARGVDFKTGYGLTEAGPNTFWLPADEVRRKPGAVGYPLFWIDVRLVDEQGRPCAPGQVGELLIRGPHVCAGYWQKPDETARTIIDGWLHTGDLARCDEEGCYWIVGRRKDVIISGGENIYPAEVESVLCAHPAVAEAALIGVPDAHWGEVGWAYVVPQPGSALETEALLAFARERLARYKVPKRVLIVQTLPRTGAGKIDKQALRTAAHVHR, from the coding sequence ATGGGCGAGGGACGTACAACGATGTACCTGGGAGACTGGCTTGGACGGCGAGCGATGCTCTCGCCGCACAAGGTTGCGCTGATCGATACGCTCAACGACGGGCGACCGATCAGCTATCGCGCCTGGAACAGCGCCGCCAACCGCACCGCCCATCTGTTGCGTGCACTGGGCATCGGCAAGGGCGAGCGCGTGGCAGTGCTGGCGCACAACTGCGTTGCCTACCTGGATCTCTGGTTCGCCTGCGGCAAACTGGGCGCAATTCTCCAGCCGCTCAACTGGCGTCTGACGGTGCCGGAGCTGGCTGCGCTGCTGGCGGATGCCACGCCGGCAGTGCTGGTGTATGGTCCGGAGTTCGTGAGTCAGGTTAACGCGCTGCGCGAGCTGGCCGGCAGCATCCGTCACTACGTTGCGCTGGACACTGCAGTGCGCGCCGCGCCCGGCGACCGTTGCCTGGATGAACGTCAGCAACTAGTGGATCGCGCGCCGCCGCCGATCGAATTGGCCTGGGATGATCCCTGGGTGTTGTGCTATACCGGCGGGACAACCGGCACGCCCAAGGGCGCGATCCTGACGCACGGCAGCATTGCCGCCAATGCCGTCAACACGGTGGCAAGCTGGCACCTGACGCATGCGGATGTTGCCATCCTCAACGCGCCGCTGTTCCACACCGGCGGCCTGAACGTGTTGACCGCGCCGCTGGTTGTGGCGGGCGGGACCTCGATCGTGTGCCGCGGCTTTGATGCGGAGCAGGTTTTCGACCTGATCGCCAACGCGGGCGTGACCGTGTACTTCGGCGTGCCGACCATGTTCAGCGCGCTCCAGGCGCATCCGCGCTGGGCAACCTCGGATTGGAGCCGACTACGCTTTGTGATCAGCGGGGGCGCGCCCTGTCCGCTGCCGATCTTCGAGCGCTTCTGGGCGCGTGGCGTTGATTTCAAAACCGGCTATGGCCTGACCGAAGCGGGGCCGAACACCTTCTGGCTGCCGGCCGACGAGGTCAGGCGCAAGCCCGGTGCGGTGGGCTATCCCCTCTTCTGGATCGACGTGCGGCTGGTCGATGAGCAGGGACGGCCCTGCGCGCCGGGCCAGGTCGGCGAGCTGTTGATCCGCGGACCACACGTCTGTGCCGGCTATTGGCAGAAGCCGGACGAAACGGCGCGCACGATCATCGATGGCTGGCTGCATACCGGCGATCTGGCGCGGTGCGACGAGGAGGGCTGCTACTGGATCGTTGGGCGGCGCAAGGATGTGATCATCTCCGGCGGCGAGAACATCTATCCCGCCGAGGTGGAGAGCGTGTTGTGCGCCCATCCGGCGGTGGCCGAAGCCGCGCTGATCGGCGTGCCCGATGCGCACTGGGGCGAGGTCGGTTGGGCCTACGTCGTGCCGCAGCCCGGCAGCGCGCTGGAGACAGAGGCGTTGCTGGCCTTCGCCCGCGAACGGCTGGCGCGTTATAAGGTTCCCAAGCGCGTGTTGATCGTGCAGACATTGCCGCGTACTGGCGCGGGTAAGATCGATAAACAGGCTTTACGCACCGCGGCGCACGTCCACCGCTGA